Below is a window of Hydrogenimonas sp. SS33 DNA.
ACACGACCCGACTGCTGCAGAAGATCGCCGACGATGCGGGGTTTCATACCGATTTCGCCTTCGCCGACGAAGTGGAGTTCTCCGATGAAGAGGGGATCTTCTTCAATGGCGAGCGGTTCGAGTACTGGTTCAAGCTGATCCCCTGGGAGACGATCGCCATCGAAGAGAGCGACCTGGCGAGGATTCTGACCAACATCATGGAGAACCGGAAGGCGATCATCCTCAACCCCGCCTATACGCTGATGTTCCAGTCCAAGGGGATGATGAAGATCTTGTGGGACCTCTTCCCGAACCACCCGCTGCTGCTGGAGACCTCTTTCGAACCGCTGGAGAGAAAGCAGGTGCAGAAACCCTTTTTCGGCAGGGAAGGGGGCGGCGTACGGATCCTCGATGCCCGGGGCCGGGAGCTGGTGCGGGGCGAGGAGGCCTACGGGGAGCAGCCCTCCATCTACCAGGCCTACGAGCCGCTCCCTGCGGACGAGGAGGGGCGGCGCTACCAGGCGGGCCTCTTCTTCGCCTACGAGGGGTGCGGGCTGGGGTACCGCCGGGGCGGCGAGATCCTGGGGAACATGAGCAAATTCGTCGGGCACCGCATCGACTAAAGGGCACCTCTAAAACCCCATGCCCAGCCATAGAAGGCAAAGAGAGCGTCGGATTTCGTGAAAGGCGGGCGTTGGGCTACCCGAAGGTAACTCAAGGAGAGTTTTTGCGAAAGACGGTGCTCTCTTTGCCTTCCCTCCGGGCTTTGCGAGCTTTCACGCATACCGCGTAGCCGCTCCTTGAATTGGCTTTGGCCAGTCCTGCGTCGCGGCGCCTTGTCTGCGTAAAAGCTCGCAAAGCTATGGCGGGGATGGGGTTTTAGAGGTGCCCTAACGTTTCGGTAACGTTGGGAGGGTAATCTGTGGGGCCGAAAGGAGGGCGAGATGGCGAAAAGAATTCTTCTGCTCGAGGATGACCGGGCGCTGGGTGAGACCCTCAGGGAGCTGCTGGAGGAGAACGGGTATGCCGTGGACCTGGCCGCAGGCGGGGGTGAGGCAGCCGACCTGAGTTACGACAACGACTACGACCTCTACATTTTCGACATCAACGTACCGGAGATCGACGGTTTCGAGCTTCTGGAGGGGCTGCGAAACGCCAGAGACCGGACGCCGACGCTTTTCATCAGCGCAATGGTGGATGTCAAAACCATCGCCAGGGGGTTCGAACTGGGGGCGGAGGACTACCTCAAAAAGCCCTTCTATCCCGAGGAACTCCTGATCCGGGTCAACGCCAGGCTGGCGAAGGCGGAAGGGAGCATCGAGTGCGGCGACATCAGTTTCGACCCCGCCAGCTCGACGGTGCGCAAAGGGGGGAGCATTCTGCCTCTGGGGGAGGTGCAGCTCTGCCTTTTGAAACATTTTCTGCAGAATATCGGTAAGGTGATGGACCGCGACGTGTTGATGGAGTGCCTGGAACAGCCCAGTGCCGCCGCGCTGCGGGTCGCCATCAACAAGCTCAAGGAGAAGACGGGGCTCCGCCTCAAAAACGTCCGGGGGTTGGGGTATGCGCTCGAGGCGTGTTGAGCGCGAAGCGCTTCTGAAGAGCTTCTCCCTCTTCTTCACCTCGCTGACGCTGCTTGTCGCCGTCCTCTTCTATACCCTCTACATGAAGGAGCGGACCAACCTGGACGCCCGCCTCTTTTCCGAAATGCGCCTTTGCAGCTTCAACCTGAAATGCCCCCGATTCACCATCGATTTCGTCGGCGCGAAAGAGGGGGAACTCTACCTGCTGGAAAGGGGCGCGAAAGAGGTGTATGCCCTCTTTCCCCTGCCCGGAAGCCGCAAATATGTCATGAAGATCGCCTACGGCAAAGAGCGCTACCGGGAGGACCTGAACCGCATCCGAAAGGAGCTGTGGCTCCGCTTCGCCGTCGTGGAGATGGTGGTGGCGCTGCTTTCGTTGCTCTTTTCCCTCTTCGCCCTCCACCCCCTCCGCCAGGCGCTGAAACTGACCGAAGAGTTCGCGAAGGATATTCTCCACGACTTCAACACGCCCCTGTCGGTGATCCGCCTCAACACCCGGATGCTGGCAAAAGAGTGCCCCGACAGCAAAAAGGCGAAGCGGATCGAAGAGGCGGTGGAGACCCTGATGCGGCTGCAGGAGAATCTGAGAGGCTACCTGGGCGGGCATGCGCTGCAGAAGGAGCGTGTGGCACTGGAGCTGCTGGCGAAAGAGCGGGCCGAACCGCTGGAGAAGGCCCACCCGGAACTTCGCTTCGAATATCGTCTGGA
It encodes the following:
- a CDS encoding glutathionylspermidine synthase family protein codes for the protein MVRLEKVAPLTPEFLERLGFHWHTDSDGTSYVADEIVVVSEAEAEAYYEAANTLYDMYVEAGEYVVEKNLFHDIGIPFNLVDAVKKSWENDVHWHIYGRFDLAGGIGGAPIKLLEFNADTPTALFETAIVQWALLKANGMDEAAQFNHVYEAIRDNFRRLIVLDGNPEDFGRYYEGWKILFSAIRGSIEDENTTRLLQKIADDAGFHTDFAFADEVEFSDEEGIFFNGERFEYWFKLIPWETIAIEESDLARILTNIMENRKAIILNPAYTLMFQSKGMMKILWDLFPNHPLLLETSFEPLERKQVQKPFFGREGGGVRILDARGRELVRGEEAYGEQPSIYQAYEPLPADEEGRRYQAGLFFAYEGCGLGYRRGGEILGNMSKFVGHRID
- a CDS encoding response regulator transcription factor — translated: MAKRILLLEDDRALGETLRELLEENGYAVDLAAGGGEAADLSYDNDYDLYIFDINVPEIDGFELLEGLRNARDRTPTLFISAMVDVKTIARGFELGAEDYLKKPFYPEELLIRVNARLAKAEGSIECGDISFDPASSTVRKGGSILPLGEVQLCLLKHFLQNIGKVMDRDVLMECLEQPSAAALRVAINKLKEKTGLRLKNVRGLGYALEAC
- a CDS encoding HAMP domain-containing sensor histidine kinase, whose protein sequence is MRSRRVEREALLKSFSLFFTSLTLLVAVLFYTLYMKERTNLDARLFSEMRLCSFNLKCPRFTIDFVGAKEGELYLLERGAKEVYALFPLPGSRKYVMKIAYGKERYREDLNRIRKELWLRFAVVEMVVALLSLLFSLFALHPLRQALKLTEEFAKDILHDFNTPLSVIRLNTRMLAKECPDSKKAKRIEEAVETLMRLQENLRGYLGGHALQKERVALELLAKERAEPLEKAHPELRFEYRLEPLEVTVSREAVTRILDNLLSNAVKYNRKGGYVRLVTDAASGRLWVEDSGIGIQNPAKVFERFYKEHDRGLGIGLHIVKKLCDETGIGISVESVPGEGSRFVLDFSKIGPDAANTSLTLH